The DNA segment GGCAAATTTAATTCAGTAGAAAATCTGGGGATATTTAAAGACAGATGGGAAACAATAAAGGAAGAAGTGTACAAAGAATTTGAAGGCGAAATTGTAGAAGATTATTTATTGAAGATTGAACAAAAAATTGACGAGCCGGAAATTATATCTCTTTTAATTAAAAATGATTATTTCATTCGAACTTTATTTTTTGGCGTTTATCAAAAATTCGGCAAAGCATTTAATATTGATGGATTAGAAAGTTTTCCGGTAATAGATAACGCTATCGAACCGCTCTATAAAATTGATCTGGAAATTGATCCTTTAAAAGACGATTATGACCTGGTTAATATTGAAGGACATGGAACTTTAAACGAAGAAAGATCTGTATATGATCTGATTAATGGCGCTCCTTTTTCTTTTTTAGTTGAAGAAGAGCCGATAATAAACTCGGAGGGTAATTTTAGGCTGCAGTTTTTTATGAACGGAAAAACCAACCTACCCGAATCAATGTATCTGGAATGTGATATTTTGCTGGGAGAGCGAAAGAAAGTCTCGGTGGTTATTTCAAATTTAGAAGGTTAAATAAAATAACATGAAAGATAATTTAAAAAATTTTTTAGGTTTAATGGTGTGCTTTTTGAGTTTCGGCTTTAGTCAGGCACAAAAAACCGAATTTGTGGTGCCCCAAAAAATGGAGCTGCTGGAAAATAAAATTGTCGGTTTTACCAGTCTCTATATAGCAGGTCCAAAAGTATTTACTGCTGTAACTTCAGTTGATAATGATTTTTCCACTGATGTCGAACTGGAAAATATGGAGTTTAATGGCAATTCAAATCAATATCTTATCCTTGGTTTGAATAAAGGAGCGAAATCTAAACAGTTTATTCAGCGAGCAAGCTGGAAGGTAACTTTTAGAAAGCAATCTAACAATTCTACAAAAGTACTTGTAGAACTTACAGATGTTATTCCAGACCAATGGTCTAATAAAGAAGTCAACACCAAAACAACGAGATCAACCGGAAAACTGGAGGCGGAACTGAAAAAATTTTTACTGAAAAAATCAGTAAAGCGGACCAAAAATTCAGATTCTACTTCTGATATCGCTGCCGCCGATAGTGCCGCCGCTTATGTAGATGCTGACCAGGCGGCTTTCGAAGCTATGATTGCGGCGGGTGACGCACAAAGAAATAAAAAGACCATCGTATCAAAAAAACTACAAAATCTTTTCGGTAAACAATTAATACCAATTCCAACCTCGCCTGCAGTTTTTACAAAATCTTTAAATACCGTTCCTACTGAAAAAGAATGCGCAGATTGTGAGAATAGAATTTATTACAATTACGATTTTGAGGATTTTAACGTCATCTACGCGAAAATGAATGACGGAACAGAATTTTATGCTTTGCAGTATTACGGAGATGTAAAAGTGAAAGGTTTTCCCTATGATCTGGTTTTTAATGACAGCACAGCAGAAGAATGTAAAATAAAATTTGCCAGATATAATGCACAATTGTATCAAACAACCATCAATATTGATGAAAATTCTGACACCGCATTAATGGTGGTAGATTTCAAAAAAGATAAAATGTACGTTCGGCTGGAATTTGCGAACCAATACCTCTCCAGAATCAAAGTGTCTAACAAAGAAATAAATTAACCATGGCAGAAAAACATATAGTAGTTCAAGGCGCGATGTGCAAATGTCAGTTTGGGCAGATTCCTGATAAATTGAAAGTGCTTTCTCATAAAAAAGAATATGCTAACGACAAAGAGGCATCCAAAAAACTAATTGCTACCACAATGGAAATTGGCGCTACCACTTTGGAAAAAAACACCTTTGGAAACTGTACAAAAATGGGCAGTCCTCCTCCACCTTGCAAACCCATGATTACCGAATGGAAAGGTTTTTATAAAGAGGTTGTCCTAAGCAACGGTGGAAATATATTGGTAGAAGACAGCAAAGCAGTTTGTGCCATTGCAGGAACGCCATGTATTGAAATTTTAGATCACGGACAGCGAACCGAAGCGAGCAAGCAGAATTTTAAAAATGCAGATAAAGATGTGCAGCAGCAGATTAATCCATTGGTGGCTTCTACTGTAATTGGAGAAAAAAAACAAAAGTCTGATAAAGTTATATTTGAAGCAAAATGATATGGGAAAAGGTATAAAAAGTTTAAAAATCGAATATGGTGAACTTCTTAACGTAAGCACTCCTGCAAATAATCATTTCACTTTAAAAGCTGATGAACTGGCACACATTACAGTTGGTGAGTGGGCACCTGGCATAAATGGTTTGTACCAGGGAAATGTTAATTGGTTCCGATATGATAATAAAAAAGAACTCTTGGCTAATGATTACGGCAATAGATTGAACTTTTCCATACCTAAGAATCATTGTGGTTCCTATACACACTATATTGAAGCAAGTCTTTCTGAAAATTGTGATTTCACTAATGGAATTTATATTAACGGACATTGTGACCCTTTAATTACATATAGTAAATGGTGTATTCAAAACGATGGTAGTGATCAACGTGATCATGACTTTTCTTTTGGTGAGAATGTTTTTCTTAGTCTTAATACTGAAGGGATCAATGGAAACTGGGTTACTGTGGAATTATATCGGCTAAACGATGATATAACAATTGAAAAAATTAAAAAATGGTTAACCGATAAAAATTATGATCCTAAAGAAGACGATAAACTTGCAAAAATATTTGATAAACAGGCATGGGTAATTAATGGAGAAATAAATACAGATTTTACAATTCTACCCACTTGGAAAAAAGGAGAAGATGGTAACAAATTTTATGTTAAAATAAAAGATAATAGTCAATATATTAGAGACAATAACCATGATTATATACATGCACGATTTCTTCGTGTAAAAAATAAAACAGTTCCTATACAAACCAAAATTGAAATTCTCACCAGTAATTCGCCGGTAAAAATTGGGGACACGGAAAAAAAAGTTGATAATATTTCAAAATGTAGGTTTAGAGTAATAAATTTTACAGAAAGAGGTGGAACAGTAGAACTTTTTAATGAGGGAAAGTTCATTAATAAGATGGATGCTTCAAGTAAATTTTACACTATAAAAAATATTAATTAAGATTATGATAAATCAAATATTCGTGCTGATGCAAAACCTATTCTTGATGAAATTTTGCAGTTTTTAACCAAACTAATGCCCTATGTACCCGTGGAGCTAGGTTCGCATACAGATGTGAGGGGGACTGACATTTATAACAAATTGTTATCTCAAAGAAGAGCTCAATCAGTTGTTGATTATTTGGTCAGTAAGGGAGTTGATATAGGAAGAATACACGCTAAAGGATACGGTAAAACAATGCCATTATATCTTGGTGAAAACATTTCTGAAACGATGCATGAGATGAACAGAAGGACAACTATAAAATTTCTTATTAGTGATAAAGATGCTTTGCCAATAGAATATTCTCTAATAGCACCTACTATTGAAAAACCACTGCCAGTTTCGATTGCTGTAAATGGTGTTAGTAGAAAAGGTTGCTATCATCAACCTCATATTCACAAAAATGAAATAATTATTTTAGATGGTTTCAAATCTAAATCTCGCGCAGTGTTAAATGATGGTGATAATCCTAATATTACCTATAAAATATATTCATTAGCACCAAAATTGAATGATTTTCTGCATTCTTTTTTCCTTGGAAGCAAATTCGCTCATCAGGTTTTTATAAATTCTTGTGCATATTATTCTAAAATAGACCATGCCACTGTTTTGCTAACTACTTATCCAGATGCGGTTCTAACTTATAATATACGGATGAGTTATAAAGAACCTTATTTCTGGAATAATGTTCCTGTAGATATCGTGGATAATTTTGTTTGGTTAGATGAGACGGTGGCGGCTTTAAAAAAATGTTTAGATGTAATAAATATCTTTACAAACAAAGAACAAAAAGAACTTTCTGATAAAATAATCGAGTTTATAAATGAAGAGACTCATAAAATGGGTTTGGGTCTTCATT comes from the Chryseobacterium sp. SNU WT5 genome and includes:
- a CDS encoding DUF4280 domain-containing protein; its protein translation is MAEKHIVVQGAMCKCQFGQIPDKLKVLSHKKEYANDKEASKKLIATTMEIGATTLEKNTFGNCTKMGSPPPPCKPMITEWKGFYKEVVLSNGGNILVEDSKAVCAIAGTPCIEILDHGQRTEASKQNFKNADKDVQQQINPLVASTVIGEKKQKSDKVIFEAK